One window of Atribacter laminatus genomic DNA carries:
- a CDS encoding nickel-binding protein, translated as MAKYLIIHALPAPVPMAQAEAVAKTAKSHSSADAYWVSSWVQLDDKGDVAKILCEWDAKDAAVLKNLLEAMKNAFPNFPVDGPYPMKKVDGESYR; from the coding sequence ATGGCAAAATATCTAATTATTCATGCATTGCCAGCTCCGGTACCAATGGCTCAAGCCGAAGCAGTTGCTAAAACAGCAAAGTCTCATTCGAGCGCAGATGCCTACTGGGTTAGCAGCTGGGTTCAACTGGATGATAAGGGTGATGTGGCAAAAATCTTGTGTGAATGGGATGCAAAAGATGCTGCTGTACTTAAGAATTTGTTAGAAGCAATGAAAAATGCGTTCCCTAATTTTCCTGTCGATGGACCCTACCCGATGAAGAAGGTGGATGGAGAGTCTTACCGATAG